The Desulfovibrio porci genome includes a window with the following:
- a CDS encoding NAD(P)-dependent oxidoreductase, which yields MSMNIGFWGVGLMGAPLARRLIKAGYNVLAYSRNLAKAREVADAGRTGSATDRVEDLAACDVLFTCLALPEHVRRAVSGPTGLYGRMNRGAVHVECSTIDPALAESLAEEAARRGIAYVQATLGKTPLAAAGGEAPIFTGGDAAARKRVWPLLEVMGKPEDVSSINAACAIKLISNLVGMANLAVLAEGMRLGQRAGIAPELLLRLLADTGARGFQMETRGPWIANKDFAPRFALSLAHKDMRLGCEMARHQRVSTPVLEAARAVFAAAEAQGLGKLDCAAVSEVSPQTEEASARS from the coding sequence ATGAGCATGAACATCGGATTCTGGGGCGTCGGCCTCATGGGCGCGCCGCTGGCGCGCCGCCTTATCAAGGCCGGTTACAACGTGCTGGCCTACAGTCGCAATTTGGCCAAAGCGCGGGAAGTTGCGGACGCGGGCAGGACGGGTTCAGCCACGGACCGCGTGGAAGATCTGGCGGCCTGTGACGTGCTGTTCACCTGCCTGGCCCTGCCGGAGCATGTCCGGCGGGCCGTCTCCGGCCCGACGGGTCTGTACGGCCGGATGAACCGCGGCGCGGTCCATGTGGAATGCAGCACCATTGACCCCGCGCTGGCCGAAAGCCTGGCGGAAGAAGCGGCGCGGCGCGGCATCGCCTATGTCCAGGCCACGCTGGGCAAAACGCCGCTTGCGGCCGCCGGGGGCGAAGCCCCCATTTTCACCGGCGGCGACGCCGCGGCCCGCAAGCGGGTCTGGCCCCTTCTTGAGGTCATGGGCAAACCCGAGGACGTCTCCAGCATCAACGCCGCCTGCGCCATAAAACTTATCAGCAATCTGGTGGGAATGGCCAATCTGGCCGTCCTGGCCGAAGGCATGCGCCTGGGGCAGCGCGCCGGCATCGCGCCGGAACTCCTCCTGCGTCTCCTGGCGGATACCGGGGCGCGCGGGTTTCAGATGGAGACGCGCGGTCCCTGGATCGCCAACAAGGATTTCGCGCCGCGCTTCGCGCTCAGCCTCGCCCACAAGGACATGCGGCTGGGCTGCGAGATGGCCCGCCATCAACGGGTTTCCACCCCGGTTCTGGAGGCGGCCCGAGCCGTCTTCGCGGCCGCCGAGGCGCAAGGACTGGGCAAGCTGGATTGCGCCGCCGTAAGCGAAGTTTCGCCGCAAACGGAAGAGGCCTCCGCCCGCTCATAA
- a CDS encoding amidohydrolase family protein — MKIIDFRFRPSTPDAVKGMLGNKVFGEMFELFHYADRAKPEPIEKIVGDMEKQGVVKGVVTGRDAETTYGLASANPGIVALMERNPDKFIGFAGLDPHKGMDALAELTRMVTKHGMRGAAIDPYLARIPASHARYYPIYAKCCELDVPIVITTGPATLVRDAVMDDAHPRHIDRVAADFPDLKIVISHGCYPWVNEAVMTVHRNRNVYMDLAEYEEQPFSEGYIQAANSLIGDKLLFASAAPFMDFQEQIALYKRLPFTPGVRENVMYNNAARLLGL, encoded by the coding sequence ATGAAAATCATTGACTTCCGCTTTCGCCCCAGTACGCCGGACGCGGTCAAGGGCATGCTGGGCAACAAGGTTTTCGGCGAGATGTTCGAGCTGTTCCACTATGCCGACCGGGCCAAGCCCGAGCCCATTGAAAAAATCGTCGGGGATATGGAGAAACAGGGCGTGGTCAAGGGCGTGGTCACGGGCCGCGACGCCGAAACCACCTACGGCCTGGCTTCGGCCAATCCCGGTATTGTGGCCCTGATGGAGCGCAATCCCGACAAATTCATCGGCTTCGCCGGGCTGGACCCGCACAAGGGCATGGACGCCCTGGCCGAACTCACGCGCATGGTCACAAAGCACGGCATGCGCGGCGCGGCCATTGATCCGTATCTGGCGCGCATCCCGGCCAGCCACGCCAGGTACTACCCCATTTACGCCAAGTGCTGCGAGCTGGACGTGCCCATCGTCATCACCACCGGGCCCGCCACCCTGGTGCGCGACGCGGTCATGGACGACGCCCATCCCCGCCACATCGACAGGGTGGCGGCGGATTTTCCGGACCTCAAAATCGTCATCAGCCACGGCTGTTACCCCTGGGTCAACGAGGCCGTCATGACCGTGCACCGCAACCGCAACGTCTACATGGATCTGGCGGAATACGAGGAGCAGCCGTTCTCCGAGGGGTATATCCAGGCCGCCAACAGTCTCATCGGCGACAAGCTGCTCTTTGCCAGCGCCGCGCCCTTCATGGATTTCCAGGAGCAGATCGCCCTCTACAAACGCCTGCCCTTCACGCCCGGCGTGCGGGAAAACGTCATGTACAACAACGCGGCCCGGCTGCTCGGCCTGTAG
- a CDS encoding TRAP transporter substrate-binding protein, producing MKRILAALCTISLLLGATSDAGAAEYPKMTIRAATANPDGSLHVEAINKFKEIVEKESDGKITVQTFYGGSMGDEQANVKQLRTNEIHLAVVSCGNLTPFASKAGVFYLPYGFPKIEDARKVFTNEAFMDRMADEIAKQSRARPLSWLMGGYRVLTNSKKPVTCMADLKGLKIRVPAVELQLEAFRAWGVEPHPLSWSETFNGLQQGVVDGQENPHTINRDQKFWEVQKYITDLHYLLWVGPMLVSDPWYRKLDPATKELVTRAAREAAQYEWQWAAEQDALALQQCLEKGMAINALTDEDAWMKAARDMWPKIYDKVGGKENVDELLKIMAQ from the coding sequence ATGAAACGCATTCTGGCCGCGCTGTGCACCATATCCCTGTTGCTCGGGGCAACGTCCGACGCCGGGGCTGCGGAATACCCCAAGATGACCATCCGCGCCGCCACCGCCAACCCCGACGGCAGCCTGCATGTGGAAGCCATCAATAAATTCAAGGAAATTGTGGAAAAGGAATCGGACGGCAAGATCACGGTGCAGACGTTCTACGGCGGCTCCATGGGTGACGAACAGGCCAACGTAAAGCAGTTGCGCACCAATGAGATCCATCTGGCCGTGGTTTCCTGCGGCAACCTGACGCCGTTCGCCTCCAAGGCCGGGGTGTTCTATCTCCCTTACGGCTTCCCCAAAATCGAGGACGCCCGGAAGGTTTTCACCAACGAAGCGTTCATGGACAGAATGGCCGACGAAATCGCCAAGCAGAGCCGCGCCCGGCCGCTTTCCTGGCTGATGGGCGGCTACCGGGTGCTCACCAACTCCAAAAAACCCGTCACCTGCATGGCTGACCTCAAGGGCCTGAAAATCCGCGTGCCCGCCGTGGAACTGCAATTGGAAGCCTTCCGCGCCTGGGGTGTGGAACCGCATCCCCTGTCCTGGTCCGAAACCTTCAACGGTCTGCAGCAGGGCGTTGTGGACGGACAGGAAAATCCCCACACCATCAACCGCGACCAGAAGTTCTGGGAAGTGCAGAAGTACATCACCGACCTGCACTATCTGCTCTGGGTCGGCCCCATGCTGGTTTCCGACCCCTGGTACCGCAAGCTTGATCCCGCGACCAAGGAACTGGTGACCCGCGCCGCCCGCGAAGCCGCCCAGTATGAGTGGCAATGGGCCGCCGAACAGGATGCCCTGGCCCTGCAGCAATGCCTTGAAAAAGGCATGGCCATCAACGCCCTGACCGACGAGGACGCCTGGATGAAGGCGGCCCGGGACATGTGGCCCAAAATCTACGACAAGGTCGGCGGCAAGGAAAATGTGGACGAACTGCTGAAGATCATGGCGCAGTAG
- a CDS encoding TRAP transporter small permease: MSFFKKCYDNFEEYVCAGLVFLMIFCLVLQVVMRIFTGSSFAWTEELSRYSFLWAVFVGAALAVKRGGHVRITAQFGRLGVKARLFFRVLGDAVWIAFNIYFITVCWETIQEGLEYPEISPTLGVVKGHVEMIIPFCFLLVSWRIVEQYWKHWRAGTLAGLVNYEENPQ, from the coding sequence ATGTCCTTTTTCAAAAAATGCTATGACAATTTTGAGGAATATGTCTGTGCCGGACTTGTCTTTCTGATGATCTTCTGTCTGGTCCTCCAGGTTGTGATGCGTATTTTCACCGGGTCCTCCTTCGCCTGGACCGAGGAACTGTCCCGCTACAGTTTCCTGTGGGCCGTCTTCGTGGGCGCGGCCCTGGCCGTCAAGCGCGGCGGGCATGTGCGCATCACAGCCCAGTTCGGCCGGCTGGGCGTCAAGGCGCGCCTGTTTTTCCGCGTTCTGGGCGACGCCGTCTGGATAGCCTTCAATATCTATTTCATCACGGTTTGCTGGGAAACGATCCAGGAGGGCCTGGAATATCCGGAAATATCCCCCACCCTGGGCGTGGTCAAAGGCCATGTGGAAATGATCATTCCCTTCTGCTTTCTGCTGGTGAGCTGGCGTATTGTGGAACAGTACTGGAAGCACTGGCGCGCGGGCACCCTGGCCGGCCTTGTGAACTATGAGGAGAACCCCCAATGA
- a CDS encoding tetratricopeptide repeat protein codes for MNTTSSRQNDVQEALALLAQGRPADCETALRQILRRHENDVLCRAVCLDGLGRALFALRRPVEALDALEQSLRLLRGQADASRSSLPLLPGVMQNLAHVRLALGRAEESLALGREAAQLAEQIFGPDSPRLAGALLRLSAAYYRGRDFDEAERLMLRAKAIWEAQDGPVPPELGVCLNNLGRICEERGQFTEGIALHRRAVALRRELLGEHEDTAFSLGNLGVALASDGQWEEAAAVLAEAMGLYTRLGKGESPEAVGYRANLAVCREALQARRAVRSAAAEHLK; via the coding sequence ATGAATACGACTTCATCCCGGCAAAACGACGTACAGGAGGCGCTGGCCCTTTTGGCGCAAGGCCGCCCCGCCGACTGCGAAACCGCCCTGCGCCAGATTCTGCGGCGGCATGAGAATGACGTCCTCTGCCGGGCCGTGTGCCTGGACGGCCTGGGCCGGGCGCTCTTCGCCCTCCGGAGGCCGGTCGAAGCCCTGGACGCGCTGGAGCAAAGCCTGCGCCTGCTGCGCGGCCAGGCAGACGCATCGCGCTCTTCACTCCCCCTGTTGCCGGGCGTCATGCAGAATCTGGCTCACGTCCGCCTGGCCCTGGGCCGGGCGGAGGAAAGCCTGGCCCTGGGGCGGGAGGCCGCGCAACTGGCGGAACAGATTTTCGGGCCGGACTCCCCGCGTCTGGCGGGCGCGCTGCTGCGTCTTTCCGCCGCGTATTACCGCGGGAGAGACTTTGACGAAGCCGAACGGCTCATGCTGCGGGCCAAGGCCATCTGGGAAGCCCAGGACGGCCCTGTCCCGCCGGAGCTGGGCGTCTGCCTGAACAATCTGGGCCGCATCTGCGAGGAACGCGGACAGTTCACCGAGGGCATCGCCCTGCACCGCCGGGCTGTGGCCCTGCGGCGGGAACTTTTGGGTGAACACGAAGACACGGCCTTTTCCCTGGGCAATCTGGGCGTGGCCCTGGCTTCGGACGGACAGTGGGAAGAGGCCGCCGCCGTTCTGGCGGAAGCCATGGGCCTCTACACGCGCCTGGGCAAAGGGGAAAGTCCGGAAGCTGTGGGCTACCGGGCCAATCTGGCCGTCTGCCGCGAGGCGCTCCAGGCGCGGCGCGCCGTGCGCTCTGCGGCCGCAGAGCATCTCAAGTGA
- a CDS encoding TRAP transporter large permease, whose amino-acid sequence MSPLELALVAMAVLFLLGVPIFMSLAIAAAVTLLSGDILPMSIIHNSLFDGLNLFPLLAIPCFVVAGTLMEYGNITQQIVDVVKQMVGRMHGGLGITTILACTFFAAISGSGPGTVAAVGTILIPAMVRNGYSREYASAAASSGGTIGILIPPSNPMIIYAILGNLSVTAMFTAGFLPGFLVAFAMIATAWLLARKNNFRGDETEKFELRRFMRSCRKCFFALMTPFIILGSIYSGYATPVEASVVAILYALFVGIVINRALKWEHINKALLEGAMVCGGVLLIVGASTLFGKILTFEEAPQKLTGLVMGISKDPYVVLLMIIAVLYVLGMFMETLSTIIILVPVLLPMILELGINPIHFGIILVVTNNVAMLTPPLGVNLFVASRIGGISVERLSLAVLPYLLALTVSILILTFVPSISTFLPDALGYGK is encoded by the coding sequence ATGAGTCCGCTTGAACTTGCCCTGGTCGCGATGGCCGTCCTTTTTCTGCTGGGCGTCCCCATTTTCATGTCGCTGGCCATCGCGGCGGCGGTCACCCTGCTCAGCGGCGACATCCTGCCCATGTCCATCATCCACAATTCCCTGTTCGACGGGCTCAACCTCTTTCCGCTGCTGGCCATCCCCTGTTTTGTGGTGGCCGGGACGCTGATGGAATACGGCAACATCACCCAGCAGATTGTGGATGTGGTCAAGCAGATGGTGGGGCGCATGCACGGCGGCCTGGGCATCACCACCATTCTGGCCTGCACCTTCTTCGCGGCCATCTCCGGCTCCGGTCCGGGCACGGTGGCGGCCGTGGGCACCATCCTCATTCCCGCCATGGTCCGCAACGGTTATTCGCGCGAGTACGCCAGCGCGGCGGCCTCCTCGGGCGGCACCATCGGCATTCTCATCCCCCCCAGCAACCCCATGATCATTTACGCCATTCTGGGCAATCTGTCGGTGACCGCCATGTTCACGGCCGGTTTTCTGCCCGGCTTTCTGGTGGCCTTCGCCATGATCGCCACAGCCTGGCTGCTGGCCCGCAAAAACAATTTCCGCGGGGACGAAACCGAAAAATTCGAATTGCGCAGATTCATGCGCAGCTGCCGCAAATGCTTCTTCGCGCTCATGACGCCCTTCATCATTCTCGGCTCCATCTATTCCGGCTACGCCACGCCGGTGGAAGCCTCGGTGGTGGCCATTCTGTACGCGCTTTTCGTCGGCATCGTCATCAACCGCGCCCTGAAGTGGGAACATATCAACAAGGCCCTGCTGGAAGGCGCCATGGTCTGCGGCGGCGTTCTGCTCATCGTGGGCGCGTCCACCCTGTTCGGCAAAATTCTCACTTTCGAGGAGGCCCCGCAAAAACTCACCGGTCTGGTCATGGGCATTTCAAAGGATCCCTACGTGGTCCTGCTGATGATCATCGCCGTGCTGTATGTGCTGGGCATGTTCATGGAAACCCTGTCCACCATCATCATTCTGGTGCCCGTCCTGCTGCCCATGATTCTGGAACTGGGCATCAATCCCATCCACTTCGGCATCATCCTGGTGGTGACCAACAACGTGGCCATGCTGACGCCGCCGCTGGGGGTCAATCTTTTTGTGGCCTCACGCATAGGCGGCATCTCGGTGGAGCGCCTGTCCCTCGCCGTCTTGCCCTACCTTCTGGCCCTGACGGTGAGCATTCTGATCCTGACCTTTGTGCCGTCCATCAGTACCTTCCTGCCCGATGCGCTGGGCTACGGGAAGTAG
- a CDS encoding DUF4037 domain-containing protein: MNGLSLARDYYAACRPILLQAIPDIMERAAVGLAGEGSECLGCDDACSRDHDFGPAFCLWLPRAELRDARERIDAALARLPREFHGLTSRFAPEGRRDPANGRVGPLAIEDFYVFFTGLDRPPSHWREWLRIPEYQLAACTSGEVFEDGAGEFSRWREALLACYPRDVRLKKLAARCMVAAQAGQYNLPRSLERGDGVAAMLAAAHFAEAALSLVFLCNRRYMPFYKWAGRLGRRLPILGEELGRTLDILAAHPLRGPRDMDAVRTVEDFCAAVAAHLRAVGLSTEEDSWLWAHGPHILRQVENEELRRMDMLQG; encoded by the coding sequence ATGAACGGCCTGTCTCTGGCGCGTGACTACTACGCCGCCTGCCGCCCTATTCTGCTGCAGGCGATACCCGATATCATGGAGCGCGCCGCCGTGGGCCTGGCGGGCGAGGGCTCCGAATGCCTGGGCTGCGACGACGCGTGCTCGCGCGACCATGATTTCGGTCCGGCCTTCTGTCTCTGGCTGCCGCGTGCGGAGCTGCGCGACGCGCGTGAGCGCATTGATGCCGCCCTGGCCCGGCTGCCGAGGGAATTCCACGGCCTTACCTCCCGCTTCGCGCCCGAAGGCCGCCGCGATCCCGCAAACGGACGGGTCGGCCCGCTGGCCATTGAGGATTTTTACGTTTTTTTCACCGGCCTGGACCGGCCGCCCTCCCACTGGCGGGAATGGCTGCGCATCCCGGAATACCAGTTGGCGGCCTGCACCAGCGGCGAGGTCTTCGAAGACGGCGCCGGGGAATTCAGCCGCTGGCGCGAAGCCCTGCTGGCCTGTTACCCGCGCGACGTCCGCCTGAAAAAACTGGCCGCTCGCTGCATGGTCGCGGCCCAGGCCGGACAGTACAACCTGCCGCGTTCTCTGGAACGCGGCGACGGCGTGGCCGCCATGCTGGCGGCGGCGCATTTTGCCGAGGCGGCCCTTTCCCTGGTCTTTCTCTGCAACCGCCGTTACATGCCCTTCTATAAGTGGGCGGGCAGGCTGGGCCGCCGTCTGCCCATACTGGGAGAAGAGTTGGGCCGGACCCTCGACATTCTGGCCGCCCATCCCCTGCGCGGCCCGCGTGACATGGATGCCGTCCGGACCGTGGAGGACTTTTGCGCCGCCGTGGCCGCGCATCTGCGGGCCGTCGGCCTCAGTACGGAGGAGGATTCCTGGCTCTGGGCTCATGGCCCGCATATTCTGCGCCAGGTGGAAAACGAAGAACTGCGCCGTATGGACATGCTCCAGGGCTGA
- a CDS encoding sigma-54 interaction domain-containing protein produces the protein MYSPHMLADYIEQLCDTFRDAICVTDCEGIVVLVNRRHAELTGIPKEKMLGRRVQDMVQSGVFDTVLNTRVVRSGEKVSSVQNLFNGRTLLLDGHPVKNASGKVTYVVTVIRDVTALTELREEISAQRELLETFQNLSSDAAGAGGIQYPRVLQSQAMQRLYAEAAAIADTDATVLLLGETGVGKDVVARHIHRQSRRADAPFIKVDCGSIPENLIETELFGYVPGSFSGASKHGKAGLVEAASSGTLFLDEIGELPMTMQSRLLRVLQDWEVLRVGATTPKKVDVRVIAATNKELEKEVAHGAFRSDLYYRLKVAVLNIPPLRKRRADILPLAQGFLTYYGRKYRKCARFSEEVEQILQNYSWPGNVRELENLVQGLLVTCKQGIIDARDLSGIRPVAPGQGDPVAGRGLPSIEGRSLKSIMKEVENALIEAGLKRYGSIGELSRHFQMDRSTIFRKVKELEAAKKR, from the coding sequence ATGTATAGTCCGCACATGCTGGCCGACTACATCGAACAATTGTGCGACACCTTCCGCGACGCCATCTGCGTCACGGACTGCGAAGGCATTGTGGTGCTGGTCAACCGGCGGCATGCCGAGCTGACGGGCATTCCCAAGGAAAAGATGCTGGGCAGGCGCGTGCAGGACATGGTCCAGAGCGGCGTTTTCGACACGGTGCTCAACACGCGCGTGGTGCGGAGCGGCGAAAAAGTTTCCAGCGTGCAGAATCTCTTCAACGGGCGCACCCTGCTGCTGGACGGCCATCCGGTCAAGAACGCCTCGGGCAAGGTGACCTATGTGGTCACGGTCATTCGCGACGTGACGGCCCTCACCGAGTTGCGCGAGGAAATTTCGGCCCAGAGGGAACTGCTGGAGACCTTTCAGAATCTGAGCAGCGACGCCGCCGGAGCGGGCGGCATCCAGTACCCGCGCGTGCTTCAGAGCCAGGCCATGCAGCGCCTCTACGCCGAGGCCGCCGCCATTGCCGACACTGACGCCACCGTGCTGCTGCTGGGCGAAACCGGCGTGGGCAAGGACGTGGTGGCCCGGCACATCCACCGCCAGAGCCGCCGGGCGGACGCGCCCTTCATCAAGGTGGACTGCGGCAGCATTCCTGAAAATCTCATTGAAACCGAGCTGTTCGGCTATGTGCCGGGCAGTTTTTCCGGGGCCAGCAAGCACGGCAAGGCCGGTCTGGTGGAGGCGGCCTCCTCGGGCACGCTCTTCCTGGACGAGATCGGCGAATTGCCCATGACCATGCAGTCGCGCCTGTTGCGCGTGCTCCAGGACTGGGAGGTGCTGCGCGTGGGAGCCACCACGCCCAAAAAAGTGGACGTGCGCGTCATCGCGGCCACCAACAAGGAACTGGAAAAGGAAGTGGCCCACGGCGCGTTCCGCTCCGATCTCTACTACCGCCTCAAGGTGGCCGTGCTGAACATCCCGCCGCTGCGCAAGCGCCGCGCGGACATCCTGCCGCTGGCCCAGGGTTTTCTGACCTATTACGGCAGGAAATACCGCAAATGCGCCCGTTTTTCCGAAGAAGTGGAGCAGATTCTGCAAAATTACTCCTGGCCGGGCAATGTGCGCGAACTGGAAAATCTGGTGCAGGGCCTGCTGGTCACCTGCAAGCAGGGGATCATCGACGCGCGGGACCTTTCGGGCATCCGCCCGGTCGCGCCCGGTCAGGGGGACCCCGTGGCCGGACGCGGCCTGCCCTCCATTGAGGGCCGCTCGCTCAAAAGCATCATGAAGGAAGTGGAAAACGCGCTCATAGAAGCGGGCCTCAAACGTTACGGCTCCATCGGAGAGCTTTCGCGCCACTTTCAAATGGACCGCAGCACCATTTTCCGCAAGGTCAAGGAGCTGGAGGCCGCCAAAAAGCGTTAG